DNA sequence from the Actinacidiphila yeochonensis CN732 genome:
ACGAGACAGCCCGGCCGGTTGTGACATCGACCCGTCCCGGTGGGCGTGAACGGCACCGCGGCCCGAAGGGCGCGGTGCGCGCCCGGTACGACGGGCGCCCCGCCGCCGACCGCCGAAAACGGCTGGCCCGGCCCCGACCGGGCTCGGCACGATGGCCCGATGGATGATCACCAGCGGACCGAACCCTCGCGGAGGGCCGGCGACCGGGCGTCGCTCACCGGCTTCCTCCAGTACCAGCGCGAGACCCTGGCCTGGAAGTGCGCCGGCCTGACGGCGGAGCAGCTCGGGCGGCGGGCCGTGCCGCCCTCGGACCTGTCCCTGATCGGTCTGGTCCGGCACATGGCCGAGGTCGAGCGGAGCTGGTTCCGGAACGTGGTGGCGGGCGGGACGGCACCGGCGCACTGGCACCGCCGGGAGCCCGGCCACCAGGCGGAGTTCGACGTGGACGGCACCGACCCCGAGGAGGCGTTCCGGGTCTGGGAGGAGGAGTGCGCACGGTCCCGGGCGACGGTGGAGGGCGCCGCGTCGCTCGACGACACCCTCCACTGGCGGGGCGAGGTCTTCACGCTCCGCTACGTCATCACGCACCTGATCGAGGAGTACGCCCGCCACAACGGCCATGCCGACCTGCTCCGCGAGTGCCTCGACGGGGCGACCGGGGAGTAGGAGGGCTCCCCGCGTGCCGACTCCCGGGGTGCCCGGGGGCGGTCGCGTCGGCGGTCGACGACGCCCCGGATACCCCGCCGTCAGGCGTGTGGAGCGCGCCCGGCCTCGGATAAGATCGAATGGTGGAATCACCATCTCAATATTCGAGACGTCATGGTTGACGGGCGGCGGGAC
Encoded proteins:
- a CDS encoding DinB family protein, with protein sequence MDDHQRTEPSRRAGDRASLTGFLQYQRETLAWKCAGLTAEQLGRRAVPPSDLSLIGLVRHMAEVERSWFRNVVAGGTAPAHWHRREPGHQAEFDVDGTDPEEAFRVWEEECARSRATVEGAASLDDTLHWRGEVFTLRYVITHLIEEYARHNGHADLLRECLDGATGE